In Pagrus major chromosome 23, Pma_NU_1.0, the genomic window GAAGATGTACATGAACAACCTAAAAATCTAATTAATTCAACAGAAAAGATGCTTCAGTATGACATGTCATATTCGTCAATGCTTTTACCATGTACCTCAATAGCTTTCTGGTAGATTGCTCTGGTGTATGTGACTCCATAAATTTCAGCTGCTCTCTTGATGTAGATGTTGAACATGTGATGCCTCTCCTCACTTTCTACTGCCTGGGTTGCTCTTTCATAGACAGCCATGGCATGTCGTGCCAATCCATATCCTTCTTCCAATTTGGCATACAAAAGGTAAATTGCTGGAAAGGAAGGCACAGTAATACATTCGGCTTCAGTACACGTCATGAAGAAAAGGTagatgtggaatgtggaatatacagtatacaagTTGTCAATGCAATTCTAACAAAGCTACATACTCTTGGCAAACTTGGCAGGGCAGCCATCCAGGGCTTGCTCAAATAAATCTCTAGCTCTCTCCAGCTTCTTCCCCCCATAACGATCAATGAATTTGGTGAGGTAAGTGTTCCAGATGTCATAAACATTTGGCCACCTGAAGAGAGCGATACCACGCTCATATGCCTGAAAAGGTATTGAAAAACACATAGAAGAATTGGTTAAATGTGTGGTATGTTAACAAAGGCAAGAATACatattgaaattaaatgttGGTCTAGTTAATAAGTTGCATGTTCTTACTTTGAAGCTTTCCTCAAAGTAGTTGTGCTCTTCAAGGAACATGGCATAATTGATGATGATCTGTGGCGTGGCGATGCGGAGGTCAATAATGCGGTCATACACTGCTTTTGTAGACTAAGGACACATAAAAGGAAAATGGAGGAATAATTACACTAAACATATACAACTCAGAGACAAATGAAAGGTCTGATTTTGATGACAGACTAAAGCACACAGTGGATCAGCATTCTAAGACCAATACCAAGAACTAAGCATTTTCCTGCCATGTGATGTATACCTATTTCATTGTTGTGGCTCACATGTAGTAATATATACAAAGACATGTAGAGAACATACCTGGAAAGTGCCAAGGCTCTCCTCCAAGTCTGCCAGCATAGACCAGACCTTCAAGGATTTGTAGACTCTGTTTTGGACCGGCTCAGATGCGTCAAAGTACTCAGCTTTCTTGGATGGGATGGCTGTAGCTTTCtatatcaaaatatttatttttttaaaagtaagaCTTACAACTATGTGCACAAAGCATTCAAATACAAAGTGGTCTattatttaaaaggtgcaatcaGTAATATTCAACTATTTTCCTTAAAATTGCCATAAGTCATGAGCAGGGACAAATATTGCTGTTTCTCTGTAGGTTAGATTTCACAATCTAACAGGCAGAGCTGTCCTAAATTTATTTTGCTTTCAATACTCTAATATTCAAGTGCCCTAAACGACCCTGTGTGCACTATGCATTTGGTTTAGTTTACCCCAAACAAAAGTTAAAATCTGTGCAATGTCTGACTGTTTTAGTTCCCAGGTggtaagtttaaaaaatgatcagcTTAATCTTGATAGtgaatatgttttaaaatagcACTGGATCACATGTTGTTGTAGTTTCTCAGTCCAGCCACTAGATGTTACTCAATATCTAGTGTAAATGGTACTACTTTTCTACTGACTGCACCAGTAATCATGACTGCAGAGAAGATACAAATGTCTCACCCTCAGTATGCGCAGTGCCTGTTCATAATTCTCGTGCCGGAGCTCCATCTCTCCATATTCACACCACACTGCAGCAAGGTCATCCACCTGCTTGTAGTTCACCTTGGTAGCCTTCTCAAAAATTGTCCTGGCCTGAGAGATAGACAGTCAACTTAAAACAtatcaagaaaagaaaaagcatttgTCCTGATTTGCTCCGAGTATCCAGAAGCTTACATCATCCAGCTGCTCATTTTCCTCATAGAATTTAGCAAATGAAACCCAGAGAGAGTGAGGCTTCCCTGTTGCCTTCATTGGATCCACAGTCTGTACGGCCTCAGTGTAGGTGTTGATGATCTGAAGAGGATTGCACAAGATTGAGAGTTTGTTAAATTTGATACTACTATTCATTGTGTGTGCATTGTTCCAAAAACTCACCTGCCGTGGATTGCCCTCATACAGTTTTACCCGCTTGTGCCACTCATGGACATTATGAGGATTCTGCCGCAGCAGCACACTGTTCAACAGGAGGGGGCGCCGGGCTATCAGCTGCTCAAAGCGGGCCAGTCTAAGCTCCAGGTCGATGTCATCTTAGAGAAGAGGGACAAAGAGTAAGGTATGCATGAAAAGAATAGTAAACACAAAGACTGTTGCCAATATCAATGAATCCAAACACACCCTCTTCATCCTGCCCCATCTCAGCAGTGGTCTCCATCTTCGCTGCGATCATGCTCTCTTCAAACTGGGCATAGCTATCAAACACTTGTGTGAAATCCCTTACTGTTACCACTGTAAGGATGGCCTCTTCATATACATCACGGGcctgagaaagaaaagaaacaccaatagtcacagtcagtcagtcaatccaGAGTTAAGTCTATGCAAATGAGCCAACTAGCTTGATACAAAGCTAGagggaaaaaatgtgttaaaatggaaacagacaactttccaACTCATAGATTTTCCATGTGTATTGTTGGCAATGCTGTAGGAAAGACAACCGGATTGCTTTCCTTTATCCTCAGTatcaacaacacaggacaagaAGAGattgttcattcatttagtctataatagagatgtgaaagcagacagtaACGATGCCCgacagtcagccttcattttcccaaGTGATTTCGTGCTTGGTGGCAGACgaaagcaaggtttatagggaaccaatctaaagGCCAATGGTGTCATTATTTCATAACCATTaaattgtgcaatcaacatttacttcataatgatgaGTTAAAGCCAAACAACTATTAACTACCAAAaatctattgccagtttaagtgcTATGATGTGTAGAGAAATGAAAGTTATTCAGAAGAAACCCACCTTCTCAAAGTGGCCACTCCTGATATAATAGTCAGCTAAAGAGCACCAGAGCTTTCCAAGTTGGTCTGTGAAGCGAGTGAGGCCTCCTCGGATGATGGCTCCTACATTCAGAGAGGTCACCTTATCAGGGTTCTGAGAGATCAGGTCGCATAGCTCATGCCACAGCTgtccaacaaataaacaaagaaagaacaTTTATCCATTTCCATGgtcagcttaaaaaaaacatgcatatttAGAGCTGCTTGGGGTGAGAAGAAATTCTTACTTGATAGTTAGATTTGCCCTCTTTGGACACAAAGCTTTCATCATTGACAATAGCTGCTAGTCGCACAGCTGCTTCATCCAAGCGGCCAACAGACCGCAAGTAGTCAATGTATTCCTCAGCATTCTCTGGAGAAAGCTAAATGGTACAAAGAGCAGAAAGCACATATTTAGGGCATTAacattcatgtaaaaaaaatgttcacttaCATATCAAGGTCATTATCTCTTGACAGCCTCCCATTTCACATATAAATAGTAAtcctttttatatatatataattttgtATATGATTTTTAAGGAAATGTGTTTGGCCTCCTAATCAACATAAGTGCTCAATatagtatataatatatacatcattagatgagatgagatgatatATATAGTGCTAATAAAGCCTCCTTTGTCATAATCCAAAAGATTCACCAGTCATCCAGAGTGACTTGGAGAAGTATCCTTAAGATGAAAACAGCAAATCTAGCAGCCTTTGACTTGGCAGAGAATCCACATCACATCCATTTTCAATAAGTTgcccttaaaggtgcacaaaTACAACTGAAAGCTGCTGTATGCAACTAGTTTGTGTACTATACTCTCACCTTGAGGTACCTGCGGTACACTCGGATGGCTGTCTCAGGCAGAGGCAGGTTACGGACAAAGCGGAGATACAGAGGCCAGACCCTCGGGTGCTGAGTAACTGGAAGAGCTCTGAGTGCGCGGTCAAATGTTTGCCGACTTCTTGTTATCTTGCATTGAGACACAAGGAACTGGCAGTAATCAAGCCATATTCTAGGCATCTagtgaaaggaaaaacatttgATCAGTGTCAAGCATAACTTCCAGATGACAATGTAATATTCTTTTGTATTGTCAAGTGGTTTAATATGGAGTTCAATAAGAAGTATTACCTTATGCATGAACACCAATGCCCTTTCATGGCAATTATTGACCTCTTCATAGCCTGGTTCAGTGATACATTTCCCTTTGACTTGTTTCCGCCTCTCTCTCAGATAATTGTACCACAGTTTATAGCTGTCAAAACAGGGTTAGATCGTAAGCAATAGTAGTTGTACAAAATCTTAAAGTTCACTTGGTCATCTTGATCCTATCACCTAAATGAAAGTCAAGGTACTTATCCAAtctttcaacaacaacaacaacaacaatcctAGTTAAGCGTTCAATCTCAATTTCAAAGCTAAAATATCCTTGCATGTTCAGATGTGGTTGCAATAAGATGTGGATTTTAATTACAAGGTCGACGCTTTCTTTATAACGTTTCCGTGTATGTTAAATTACCTGCCAGGCAGCTCTTTCAGAGCCCGCTCATAAATCATGTTGAGGGTGGATTTTTGTCCATTCTGCTTGAATTCGATGTAACGCATCCAGCACTTGACTGAATACGGGTTCCTGATAATCTCCTCCTCATAAGGCAGATCATCGTCCTCCTAAGAAAGCCAGAAATCACAGCACATAACATTTCAAGTACAACTGTGATAACTTTTGAAAGAGTTGCGTTTgctaaagctaacattagcgagACAGCATAACGTCACAATAACgttgacattttttcatccGTCGATCGTAAATTAATCATTAGGAAAATAACGGTGATCGAACGAAGAAGAGATGCTGTGAACTCGGAACTTCAATAATTCAACAACAATTTAGGAATCGAGCATGTCTGACAACAAATCTGTCATTCGTAGCAACAAGCTATCTTCAAGACTGCTACAGCccgagctaacgttagcactcCAGTTAAAGTTAGCTAGCCAACACTCGTTGACAACAAAGGCTGTTAGACAACAATTAAATGAACGTGTGCAGCTTACAAACATAACATCGGGTTTTCCATTTAGCGAAGGCATTTCTTCCAAGAGAGATTGGCCGTTAGCGATACAAAGTaatgctaactgtagctaacACTGGCTTGCAGATAACTCAAAGCGTGTAGTCCTTCAGTAGTACTTCCGGCTACGTCACATTACGCGCacatgaactttttttttccttttcctgtcattttatttatttattttttttaaatttattatcCTCCCTACTTTTTAAGTTTACTGGCATTACTAATAATAACCTTAGTTTATTGtgacttatttattatttatttatttttgatgttaCACATATATTGGAGCACCTGTCTGCTGTTATATctacatttgtttgtatgtacaACCTCTTTCAATAaagttcactgaaaaaaaaaaaagtctcatgaACTTATGCTCCGTGTTTCGCCAAGGGGTTGGGCTTTCTGTTCGGTGTGTTATGTTGCAGaattgcaacaaaaaaacacaaaacaaaaaaatcactggcctgattttcattaaatttaGCGGAAGGGCAGGGTCGAGCATGGTCCCAGAGAGAACCCACTTGAATTTGGAGCGGATCCGAACCACAGGGCGGACACACTTTGATGTTCCTGTCAACACTTAATGAGAAATGTTAGTCAGCTGAAGTGTGCACAGTGCAGAGCTGAACAGAAAGTCATTATGGCTCAAGTGACAGCTAGGATGAACAGGCCTACAACATGTGCGTGTTGTACTTGTAAACAATCTTTTCGACCAcgactttttaaaaactcttaTTAGGGGGtagcttttttttccacaaaatgttATAATGAAGCCACCTTTTAGCAAATTTAGACTATTGTTTTACTGCAAGGCTAAAATGTTTGTCTACACTATGAgtcatcattttattattttcccaTTAAACTGTGTAAAGCAAGTGTGAACAGTGAAAGTGTACTGCAGAAAATCTTGACAAGTTTATGACTGCTAGATACAGATAATTAGAGCTGTGTGAGTAAATGAGATGCAGAAATGTAAGGTAGCCTAAATACTATGGTGAGTTTCCAAATGTTACCAGGGCTGTAAAGTCCGTTTTGAAAGgttaaaatgttataaacacTATTTTTTAATGCGAAAACTATTTATGTATAAATTAATGTAAGTACTTCTGAAAGGCATTTGTTTAGCTGCTGATTGTTTAGATTATataggtttatttattttggaacCAATGCCAGCAATGTTTCAAAACCACAGACACATAGTTTTTCAAGGACACTGAGTTTCCATAACAGCAACAATATCCTTAGAATCAAATGTAGCACAGGGATAAAGATCTTTGATATCTGAGTGGGACTTAATATAGGTCTTATCTCAGCCCTGTTGGCAAATGTTCTTGTCCTTTTAAGGCAAGGTGTAATACCACTTGAACTTTATGGAAAGGGCCTTACATCCAGTTTTATTAGAGGAATATGAGATGGGCCAATGTCCTGCAACCATATACCAGCACCACTTGAATGCTTCTCCAAAATTAAGTTCCATTCCTGGCTATGAGCATGTCTAATTGCAAGGGTAAGTGGAGACGGTCCGTAGAGACCTCTCAttataaaatggtgaaatcCTTCTCTAGTTAAGTCAGAATCTAAATTTAAGTAAATTATTTATTGGAGCAAAGTGGTCCAAAAACATGTGTGTGCATTGCACGGCATCTATTTTGGGACATACTTTGGACATTACCATCACACTTACACTTTATGAGCAGAAATCAAGTCCAATGTGTGTCTTTTAAACATGTTGCATGATATTACTAATattacatgacattttcttcaaaatgtATATACGGTATGTGAGGGACTTCAAGTTACCATGTGTTATTTTACTTATATTGGTGATACTTACCAATGATATTTAATTTTACTACATTTTAAAGATCTGAAATGTGGACAAGCTCTGACACTCAATACAAATGACATTTAAGTTCATCTTACTAATGGCAAAAAGGGAAAAGGCAAGGCACACTCCATTAATAGATTTAAATGTGTAGTTGTCAACTAAGATATGTTTCGATCTTAATGTGTATTATACAGTGTATGATGTACAACATGTAAAATGCTTCAGGCAATAATGCAATTTGAAACACTTGTATTtgcatattttcttttcagtgttaGTTTTACTAAATGTACTAAAATTCTGATCCTAGCTTGCTTGATTAATCTAACATGTTTAAGTTTTCTAGTTTTCTTGTGATTTGCTATTTTGACAATTAAGCAATTTTATatcttaaaaacaagaaagactTACAAAACCGTCACTGTCACAAGATAGGTCTAACCACGACAGGGATGCTTGACCAAATCAAGAGGCAGACTGCTGCTGACCAGGCAGTTCCAGTCTctataaaagcagcagcagcttcaggctCCTCTGAGAACTGACAGAACATCACAGGTTAGTGCTTTTTGTGTGGTTATGCTCACGTAATTTGCTTTTACTTAAAATTACATAAATGTCCTGACtttgttaacatgtttttacatgtcttctaaacttacagtgataataataattatcaaAGATTTTTGCTCTATCTTAACGCAAAGGGGCAAAAAGTCATTTTGGAACTCCTCTTGATAATTTATGAAGAAAAGCTTTACAGTGAATCTGTTATTTGATCAAAATACATTGTAATCACAGAAGAGGCTATGGAAATGGTCTTTAGTGGTCTAGATAATCTTATAACTGAAGTAATTGTAAAGGCAAGGCATGGCAGCTTTTTTACACAGCACACTGAACAGAGGCAAgtcaaagtgctttacacattaaaaaaacattgactgacatgacacaataaaataaattaagatacaataaaaaggaagttttaaaaacaagatggaattaaataaaaaaaacaaagtggaaTAGAATACAAGTGACAATTACAATGCAGCTACAATGCAGTAATAAAAACTTGTGGCACCATTAAAGTtagttaaaataagttaaaattCATGTAGTGATTGCTGTTTACTGTTGTGAGTACTAGACTGTGGAAAATAATTTAGTTTTGTGTCCTTTCCAATTATTATCTCAATCTTTCTTTAATAGCATCGTTACACAGCAACAGATCTGTGCCACTCAGTTGGGATAAACTGAGGTAAGACATGTCTACAAAGCTCCATAATATTCAGATACATGACAATAAATTATATTCAAAGTAATTTAAACTCTTTCTCTTCGTTTCAGTTCTCAATAAAGTGCCACCATGAGCACAGACGCAGAGATGCAGCAGTATGGGCCTGCGGCCATATACCTCCGCAAGCCCGAGAGGGAGAGGATTGAGGCTCAAAATATTCCATTTGATGCCAAAACAGCATACTTCGTGGCCGAACCGCAGGAAATGTACCTTAAGGGTAAACTCACCAAAAGAGAGGGTGGCAAAGCCACTGTTGAGACACTTACAGGAAAGGTAGATTGATGCTTTACTTAAAACTTATTTTGAACAGTGAAATAGGATGAAGTCTATCccataaaatattatttaaactgtttttttgttttttgtttttttcctattCAGACGATCACTGTAAAAGAGGATGACATCCATCCCATGAATCCTCCCAAGTATGACAAAATTGAGGACATGGCCATGATGACCCACCTCAATGAGCCTTGCGTGTTGTACAACCTCAAAGAGCGTTTTGCATCATGGATGATCTATGTTAGTGTTTAACTTAACACTTAAATCAGCATGAAGATgaacatacaaataaaaattcaaCTTTTACGAGTGGTGGTAACTTTTCTCTACATTCTACATTCTCAGCCACAACTCTAAATGAAGTTCGGATTTAAATGATGatataaatgtcaaacataGAAGCAATGAAGTTTAGAGTGAACTGTCTTCTCTTTCCAGACATATTCCGGCTTGTTCTGTGTCGTCGTGAATCCCTACAAGTGGCTTCCTGTGTACGATGCTCAGGTTGTTGGGGCATACAGAGGCAAGAAGAGAGTGGAGGCTCCACCCCACATCTTCTCCATCTCTGATAATGCCTATCAGTTCATGCTCACTGGTAAGATATTGTGTTTTTAGATGAGGGCATATGAATTTACCTTCACTTGACATAGAAAATAAGACACAGCAGATGTGACCTGAAATGTGACTGTGGGTCATATATGGTATTTCATGAGACATTCAAGTATTTGTTCTTTTCAGATCGTGAGAACCAGTCTATCCTTATCACGTGAGTAATTTACAAATAACTGAATAACATTACAGGACAGTGACATACTGtgggtaggtaggtaggtatgTATGACTCAagatatctctctctttccccaGTGGAGAATCCGGTGCCGGAAAGACTGTCAACACCAAGCGTGTCATCCAGTACTTTGCAACAATTGCAGTGGTTGGGGGTGGCAAGAAATCAGAGCAATCATCTGgcaaaatacaagtaaaaatgCTTgtcttaaatgaaaaaaatggaaaacttCAAGCTATCTTACACATTATTGTAGGCCTAGTTTAATATTCAACATAATTCTATATAATGTATGTAGATGGGAGTCCCTGCTCTTACTCTCTACCAGCAAATGGGTCATTGGCCTGGAAAATGTTGAACACCCTTAATCAAcatcatgtgtttttatatctttttgTAGGGTTCGCTGGAAGATCAAATCATTGCAGCCAACCCTTTGCTGGAAGCTTATGGTAATGCTAAGACTGTGAGGAATGACAACTCCTCTCGTTTTGTAAGTGttgaaaggggaaaaaataaacagaagtcATTTGAGCTGCATATCAAGAATCCTCCTAACTTCAATCTGTTATGTTCAGGGTAAATTCATTAGAATTCACTTTGGAACCACTGGCAAACTGGCCTCAGCTGATATTGAAACATGTGagtcattttcaacattttgctCACCAATTTTGCATTTACACCGTGATGCTAGTTTGGGAAAATGTTTAAGAGACACTTGTCATACATGCAATATACTGCTGTAATCCGACCCTGATCTTTGAATATTAGATCTGCTGGAAAAGTCCCGCGTCACCTTCCAATTGTCTGCTGAGAGGAGCTACCATATCTTCTATCAGCTGATGACTGGCCACAAGCCTGAGCTCTTGGGTATGTTataacaaaatgaacaaaaaataagagaaaaaataagagtGCCCCCACTCATGCATTTCCTCTACTTTCTTCCAGAGGCCCTTCTAATCACCACCAACCCCTATGACTACCACATGATCAGTCAGGGTGAAATCACTGTGAAAAGCATCGATGATGTGGAGGAGTTCATTGCAACAGATGTAAGTTGATAGTAATGTGTAGATTATCAGCAGATAAATGTAAGAATAATAGATTTTCTAAAATTATTTTCTGTGCATAAATTGCAGACTGCTATTGACATCTTGGGCTTCAGTGCTGAGGAGAAATTGGGCATCTACAAGCTGACTGGAGCTGTGATGCATCATGGCAACATGAAATTCAAGCAGAAGCAGCGTGAGGAGCAGGCTGAACCAGATGGCAATGAGGGTAATTTCTAAAATAATACACCCTTATTATGCAAGCTCTCCGGTGCATAAAATACAACACTATGGTATTAAgataatgtgtatttataacttcttgtttttctctccatcagaggCTGATAAAATCGCCTACCTCCTGGGCCTGAACTCAGCTGATATGCTGAAAGCTCTGTGCTACCCAAGAGTCAAGGTCGGGAATGAGATGGTGACCAAAGGTCAGACCGTCCCACAGGTAATAAAACAGAAGTTTGGTGTTTGGAAAgggaaatatttacatttccaaATAGAAATACCACACTAATAAATCCACACCTAAATCCTTATATTTAGGTCAACAATTCTGTCAGCGCTCTGTGCAAATCCATCTATGAGAAAATGTTCTTGTGGATGGTCGTCCGTATCAATGAGATGCTGGACACAAAGAAGGCAAGACAGTTCTTCATTGGAGTGTTGGATATCGCTGGATTTGAGATCTTTGATGTAAGTTTTGGAAAATCAACCTTTCTGAAAAATTCAGAGGTTCAAATTTATTTTggcatgaaattaaatgtttttctataACTACAGTTCAACAGCTTGGAGCAACTCTGCATCAACTTCACCAATGAGAAACTGCAACAGTTCTTCAACCACACCATGTTTGTCCTGGAGCAAGAAGAGTACAAGAAAGAGGGCATTCAATGGGAGTTCATTGACTTCGGTATGGACTTGGCTGCCTGCATTGAGCTTATCGAGAAGGTAACATATCACTTTGTTGAATCAGATAGATTTCTTGATTCAAGTGCAAATGTTTGCTTCCTCAGGTAAATTTTTTTCTTACCATGAAATGTAAATTCTTCTCAGCCAATGGGCATCTTCTCCATCCTTGAAGAGGAGTGCATGTTCCCCAAGGCCTCTGACACAACTTTCAAGAACAAGCTGCATGATCAGCATCTTGGCAAGACCAAGGCCTTTGAGAAGCCAAAGCCTGGAAAGGGCAAGGCTGAAGCTCACTTCGCCCTGGTTCACTATGCTGGTACAGTGGAGTACAATATCACTGGCTGGCTGGACAAGAACAAGGACCCCCTGAACGACTCAGTTGTTCAGCTTTACCAGAAATCTTCAAATAAACTGCTGGCCTTGTTGTATGTAGCCATGCCTGGAGCTgatggtaagaaaaaaaagtgagctGAGTTATCAGAAACTCTGTGTACCCAGTACAGATGTTTTAACCTCCTATTTTCTACTGTTGAAGATAGTGAGCATTGTTGCCATCTCTTTTCATAGCTACTGGCTGCTTACTGAAAAGTGGAGTTTGGAAAGTTACAGGCAGTGCAATGACTTTGTAGTGATAGGTAAAAAACGGTGTGTCTGTTTCAATTGAGTTTGGCCGAGTAAGAAACAGGTAACTTCTCTGtggtaaaatattaatttaggtaaattttaaaaagttaaatccACATTCCAGAGACAAAAAGTTATAACAGTTACTGCTG contains:
- the xab2 gene encoding pre-mRNA-splicing factor SYF1; this encodes MPSLNGKPDVMFEDDDLPYEEEIIRNPYSVKCWMRYIEFKQNGQKSTLNMIYERALKELPGSYKLWYNYLRERRKQVKGKCITEPGYEEVNNCHERALVFMHKMPRIWLDYCQFLVSQCKITRSRQTFDRALRALPVTQHPRVWPLYLRFVRNLPLPETAIRVYRRYLKLSPENAEEYIDYLRSVGRLDEAAVRLAAIVNDESFVSKEGKSNYQLWHELCDLISQNPDKVTSLNVGAIIRGGLTRFTDQLGKLWCSLADYYIRSGHFEKARDVYEEAILTVVTVRDFTQVFDSYAQFEESMIAAKMETTAEMGQDEEDDIDLELRLARFEQLIARRPLLLNSVLLRQNPHNVHEWHKRVKLYEGNPRQIINTYTEAVQTVDPMKATGKPHSLWVSFAKFYEENEQLDDARTIFEKATKVNYKQVDDLAAVWCEYGEMELRHENYEQALRILRKATAIPSKKAEYFDASEPVQNRVYKSLKVWSMLADLEESLGTFQSTKAVYDRIIDLRIATPQIIINYAMFLEEHNYFEESFKAYERGIALFRWPNVYDIWNTYLTKFIDRYGGKKLERARDLFEQALDGCPAKFAKTIYLLYAKLEEGYGLARHAMAVYERATQAVESEERHHMFNIYIKRAAEIYGVTYTRAIYQKAIEVLPDEHSRDMCLRFADMESKLGEIDRARAIYSYCSQICDPRVTANFWQTWKEFEIRHGNEDTIREMLRIKRSVQATYNTQVNFMSSQMLKATTSSTGTVSDLAPGQMGIDDMKMLEQKAQQLAAEAEQDKPKLKEKILFVRSDTSRSELAELSKQANPDEIDIDDDEDEDDEDQGPDEVQLEQKSVPTAVFGGLKDD